In a genomic window of Melitaea cinxia chromosome 27, ilMelCinx1.1, whole genome shotgun sequence:
- the LOC123667235 gene encoding uncharacterized protein LOC123667235 produces MSEQSNTVGALNSGAKKKKRRERKALSERNNKYVDNDPLGLRIQCTCNHGTRSNFKCKQISQRDVVRNRKSFYTTSGKVHQDVYLCRLISAFEPQRRGKGTPRPSGKTKLRKLSTSFFLYGKKKVMKRVCKSFFMAVFSIKRQRLSTIIKCVMDGKVPKEERGGDRRSAKSQEKKEHLRNFLRNLPCSESHYNRAKSKRVYLDAGLNIKKLRMLYNNSVTNELNVKRTMFYEVFTFEFNIGFRSPASDACSSCILLSNSIKNEKDSSKKQELMTKLRIHKLRANFFFKLLKEKVDNSITICFDLQQVFPLPRTPIQEAFYSRQISLYNLCVMDLSEQNNSCLYNWDETESGKGAISIGSALYCFLNTQTIPANVKLVRLFCDGCGGQNKNSHVLHMLLFWLQNKSPAHVKEIQLFFPVRGHSFLPADRLFGRIEKDVRKIPVITTREEYFEIFSKHGRVCELGKEWCLYDVKGLENHYKKLVGIQGMKKIIFKKCKSSQGRQLNCVVKSSPNYRFESGEQFISLLKRGKRHPRNIEQIQEERGLSLAKKNDVTSLLIKQFGADWENLSALEWYKQILSCSRNITEQNEQVDDDEACICTEMDIEDIRI; encoded by the exons ATGTCTGAGCAGTCAAATACTGTTGGTGCACTCAATAGTGGAGCGAAGAAAAAGAAACGTCGAGAAAGGAAAGCTTTATCCGAAAGAAACAATAA atacGTAGACAATGACCCGCTGGGCTTAAGAATTCAATGTACGTGTAATCATGGAACAAGGagcaattttaaatgtaaacaaatatCGCAACGGGATGTCGTTCGAAACCGAAAATCTTTTTATACAACATCCGGAAAAGTTCACCAAGACGTGTATTTGTGTCGTCTTATTAGTGCATTTGAACCCCAGCGTAGAGGCAAAGGTACACCACGTCCTTCTGGTAAAACGAAACTTCGAAAGTTAAGTACTTCATTCTTCCTATATGGGAAAAAGAAAGTAATGAAAAGGGTATGCAAATCATTTTTCATGGCAGTATTTTCTATCAAAAGGCAGAGGTTATCAACTATTATCAAATGTGTGATGGATGGCAAAGTTCCAAAGGAAGAAAGAGGAGGTGACAGGCGTTCAGCTAAATCTCAAGAGAAAAAAGAACATTTACGCAATTTTCTCCGAAACCTTCCTTGTAGTGAAAGCCATTATAATAGAGCAAAAAGCAAGAGGGTGTATTTGGATGCCggtttgaatattaaaaaattgagaATGCTTTACAATAATAGTGTCACAAATGAACTGAATGTTAAGAGAACAATGTTTTACGAAGTGTTCACATTTGAATTTAACATTGGATTTCGGTCACCTGCATCAGATGCCTGCAGTTCCTGTATACTATTGagtaatagtattaaaaatgaaaaagattcatcaaaaaaacaagaactaaTGACAAAACTTCGCATCCATAAATTGCGAGCAAACTTTTTCTTTAAACTTTTGAAAGAAAAGGTTGATAATAGTATCACTATATGTTTTGATCTCCAGCAGGTGTTTCCTCTACCGAGGACACCAATTCAGGAGGCTTTTTATTCCCGTCAGATTAGCCTGTATAATTTATGTGTGATGGATCTGTCAGAACAAAATAATTCTTGTCTGTATAATTGGGATGAAACAGAATCTGGCAAGGGTGCTATTTCAATTGGATCTGCGTTATACTGCTTCTTGAATACTCAAACAATACCGGCTAATGTGAAGTTAGTAAGACTTTTTTGTGATGGCTGCGGGGGCCAAAATAAAAACAGCCATGTGTTGCATATGCTGCTattttggcttcaaaataagtcTCCTGCACATGTTAAGGAAATACAACTTTTTTTCCCAGTGCGAGGGCATAGTTTTCTGCCAGCAGACCGTTTATTTGGTAGAATTGAGAAAGATGTGAGAAAAATACCAGTGATTACTACGAGGGaagaatattttgaaatattttctaaacATGGCAGAGTGTGCGAGCTTGGTAAAGAATGGTGTTTATATGATGTAAAAGGTTTAGAAAATCACTATAAAAAACTTGTGGGCATACAaggaatgaaaaaaattatattcaagaaGTGCAAATCTTCTCAGGGCAGACAATTGAACTGCGTAGTAAAATCTTCACCAAACTATAGATTTGAGTCCGGAGAACAGTTTATATCACTACTGAAAAGGGGCAAACGTCACCCCAGAAATATAGAACAAATTCAGGAAGAACGCGGACTAAGTCTTGCAAAGAAAAATGATGTGACCAGTCTATTAATAAAACAGTTCGGTGCCGATTGGGAGAACCTTTCAGCATTAGAATGGTACAAGCAAATATTAAGCTGTTCTAGAAACATTACAGAACAAAATGAACaagttgatgatgatgaagcgTGTATTTGTACTGAGATGGATATAGAAGacataagaatttaa
- the LOC123667234 gene encoding uncharacterized protein LOC123667234 — protein MDARVTGLSEGCHGMPRNATGCRSTPRDVTARRGLPLHNLPCHAVPRQLTTTSTAIDIMTATSEFLDKHELLWKKLIGVYTNGAPAILGSRSGFVQLVKEKNPNTTVEEHDATSKQPDKEAATDYFFKFFSPDIINEITEQTNIYSVQLTGKSIQLTENELQDFLAIHFVKERLTFLLRGNSATVHIVWSVPNSSVYKLKNLEGKGKPLKGFRHEVYQCLIKRGRSQDVEKTENSKILKPRLARPWGFKLYLICSLQGYVHRFEVYSGGGSKNNILPGEPDLGESGNTVVRLARIVPRNVNHIIYFDNFYTSVPLVTYLAKEGIFSLGTVRVTRLRNCKLPEKNTIMKKNVPRGFYEENVATVDDIDVRAEPATTVTSFDKSKKKRVAIPCPKVIKEYNAHMGSVDLLDSFIGRYHITMKSRKWTMRLFYHFLDLAVINSWVMFKKVNNIKGNDQLLDLGTFRLELAETLCKIGSTCKWR, from the exons ATGGATGCCAGAGTGACTGGGCTTTCAGAAGGATGCCACGGCATGCCACGGAACGCCACGGGATGCCGCAGCACGCCGCGGGATGTTACAGCACGCCGCGGGTTGCCTCTGCACAACCTGCCGTGCCATGCCGTGCCACGCC AATTAACAACAACTTCGACAGCAATTGATATAATGACAGCAACTTCTGAATTCTTGGATAAACATGAACTCTTATGGAAAAAGTTGATAGGCGTATACACAAATGGCGCTCCGGCAATTCTTGGATCTCGTTCAGGATTCGTACAGTTGGTCAAAGAAAAAAATCCCAAC ACAACTGTTGAAGAACATGATGCCACTAGCAAACAACCTGATAAAGAAGCTGCTACTGACTATTTCTTCAAATTCTTTTCACCGgacataattaatgaaataacagagcaaacaaatatttactccGTTCAGTTGACTGGCAAATCTATCCAACTAACAGAAAACGAGTTACAAGATTTTCTAGCAATTCATtttgttaaggaacgtctcacattttTATTGCGTGGCAACTCTGCAACGGTTCACATCGTGTGGTCCGTACCTAATTCGTCAGTgtataaact AAAGAATTTGGAAGGAAAAGGTAAACCTTTAAAGGGTTTTAGGCATGAAGTATATCAATGTTTGATAAAGAGAGGAAGATCACAAGATGTTGAGAAAACAGAAAATTCTAAAATTCTAAAGCCACGATTAGCTCGGCCT TGGGGGTTCAAATTATATCTCATCTGCAGTCTACAAGGATATGTTCATAGATTTGAGGTTTACAGTGGAGGGGGCTCCAAAAATAACATCTTACCTGGTGAACCAGATTTGGGAGAGTCTGGCAATACAGTCGTCAGGTTAGCTAGAATAGTACCACGCAATGTGAATCACATTATATACTTCGATAACTTCTATACTTCTGTGCCTCTCGTCACCTATTTAGCTAAGGAAGGAATTTTCTCACTGGGAACAGTAAGAGTAACCCGATTGAGAAACTGCAAATTGCCTGAAAAAAACACTATAATGAAAAAGAACGTACCCAGAGGATTCTATGAGGAAAACGTGGCGACTGTGGATGATATTGACGTAA GAGCAGAACCAGCAACCACAGTCACGAGCTTTGATAAATCGAAGAAAAAGAGAGTTGCTATTCCATGCCCCAAAGTCATCAAGGAGTACAATGCCCACATGGGAAGCGTGGACTTATTAGATTCATTTATAGGTCGTTATCATATCACAATGAAGAGCCGCAAGTGGACCATGCGCTTATTTTATCATTTCCTGGACCTCGCAGTTATAAATTCATGGGTTATGTTCAAGaaggtaaataatataaaaggaaATGATCAACTTCTCGATTTGGGTACATTCAGACTAGAACTTGCTGAAACCCTCTGCAAAATTGGGTCTACCTGCAAATGGCGCTAA
- the LOC123667070 gene encoding uncharacterized protein LOC123667070 has product MVFPHTSRGKRILALIDKHNNSPIEEVTPNDTSDEKANQTSYEVKSLPNESSSSCSSSPNSNSSADSDSSDETFIEDSDDSVKDPMYIPPEQLFQQKRAEFIETIECSTPLPSTSTADRLITLSEPPPLPYQRSPESLVEQRNKNYTATNFDSVNPLSSTSIENSIKASSPASPKAKKGRKRKRNEENWKRNVNKMLRNTGKAYKSASNKIKEERKIKEPCGDKCRLQCKSKLSEDERMLLFKNYWALGDNKKQWEYISKSMSIITPKYRYIREGGIRKPRNKNHAFHFKLPDKSVRVCKIFFKNTLGINDRPIRTVLEKEDQVANCLLADDKRGKHDKHPRVDEAIKNGIREYIDAIPKIESHYTRSNTSRVFIDGSKNIADIHKDYVAIQQKKNLPFGNYVLFYKIFTQEFNISFFSPKKDMCDVCAAFENSDNKENLKEEHDKHLKEKELCRAEKAKDKLNENIVTAVYDLQAVFQCPKGDVSVFYYKCKLNVFNFTICDLKTNKVECFVWDESSANRGVNDLGTCVYKYLEQISLLNSDKSLDIVFYSDNCAGQQKNKTIIAIYLFALQKFPNLQTITHKYLIKGHTQNEGDAAHSLIERQVKKLLKAGPMYTPEAFIGAIKMARKNPEPFHVNEMCTEDFVDWKDACTQMGVNLTKDEEGNSVKIGNIKILKIEKDNPRILFYKNSYGEEEFKKAEIIRKKKRIDVNVKKAYDCKPGISDRKKADLLDLLNKNLIPQFYARFYNSL; this is encoded by the exons ATGGTGTTTCCACATACCTCAAGAGGCAAAAGAATTTTGGCATTGATTGACAAGCATAATAATTCACCCATTGAAGAGGTTACGCCTAATGATACCA GCGATGAAAAAGCTAACCAAACATCATACGAGGTGAAAAGTTTACCTAATGAGAGTAGTTCTTCTTGCAGCTCGTCACCTAATTCAAATTCATCAGCTGATTCAGACTCATCAGATGAAACGTTTATTGAAG ATAGTGATGATTCTGTCAAAGATCCGATGTATATTCCACCTGAGCAACTTTTTCAGCAGAAACGTGCTGAGTTCATAGAGACAATTGAGTGTTCAACTCCATTACCATCTACTTCAACGGCAGATAGACTCATAACTCTTTCTGAACCCCCTCCTCTCCCTTACCAGCGTAGTCCTGAGTCGCTAGTTGAACAGAGAAATAAGAATTACACTGCAACTAATTTCGATAGCGTAAACCCATTGTCATCAACTTCAATAGAAAATAGTATCAAAGCTTCATCTCCTGCAAGTCCGAAGgcaaaaaaaggaagaaaacGCAAAAGGAATGAAGAAAATTGGAAGAGAAATGTAAACAAAATGCTGCGAAATACTGGTAAAGCTTATAAAAGTgctagcaataaaataaaagaagaaagaaaaattaaagaacCGTGCGGAGATAAATGTCGTTTACAATGTAAATCTAAACTATCTGAAGATGAAAGGATGTTATTATTTAAGAACTACTGGGCGTTAGGTGATAACAAAAAACAATGGGAATACATTTCAAAGAGTATGTCAATCATTACACCAAAATATCGTTACATTCGTGAAGGAGGAATAAGAAAACCTCGTAATAAGAATCACGCATTTCATTTTAAGTTACCCGATAAATCAGTGAGAGtttgtaaaatattctttaagaaCACCTTAGGTATTAATGACCGGCCAATTCGCACCGTTTTAGAAAAAGAAGATCAAGTGGCAAATTGTCTATTGGCTGATGACAAGCGCGGTAAACACGACAAACATCCGCGGGTTGACGAAGCAATCAAAAATGGCATTCGTGAATACATAGATGCGATACCAAAAATCGAGTCTCACTATACAAGATCCAATACAAGCAGAGTTTTCATAGATGGAAGTAAAAATATAGCCGACATTCACAAAGACTATGTGgcaattcaacaaaaaaaaaatttacctttCGGCAATTATGtccttttttacaaaatatttactcaagaatttaatatatctttttttagcCCAAAAAAGGATATGTGTGATGTGTGTGCTgcctttgaaaactctgataatAAAGAAAACCTAAAAGAagaacatgataaacatctgaAGGAAAAAGAACTATGTCGCGCAGAGAAGGCAAAAgacaaattaaatgaaaatattgtaacaGCGGTCTATGATCTTCAGGCTGTATTTCAATGCCCCAAAGGTGATGTATCagtcttttattataaatgtaagttaaatgtatttaattttacaatttgcgatttaaaaacaaacaaagtagAATGTTTTGTTTGGGACGAGTCCAGTGCTAATAGAGGTGTGAATGACTTAGGAACTTGCGTATACAAGTATCTAGAACAGATTTCGTTACTCAATAGTGATAAGAGTCTTGACATTGTCTTTTACTCAGACAATTGCGCAGGCCAGCAAAAAAACAAGACAATTATTGCAATATATTTATTCGCATTACAAAAGTTCCCTAACCTCCAAACGATTAcacataaatatcttataaaaggGCATACCCAAAACGAGGGTGATGCAGCTCATTCACTAATAGAAAGACAAGTAAAAAAACTGCTAAAAGCTGGACCAATGTACACACCAGAAGCCTTTATCGGTGCTATAAAAATGGCTAGAAAAAACCCTGAACCATTTCATGTGAATGAGATGTGCACAGAAGATTTTGTTGATTGGAAAGATGCATGCACCCAAATGGGAGTCAATTTGACGAAGGACGAAGAAGGAAATTCAGTTAAGAttggaaatataaaaattttgaagatTGAAAAGGATAACCCACGcatattattttacaagaaCTCTTACggagaagaagaatttaaaaaagcaGAAATTATCAGAAAGAAGAAAAGGATTGACGTAAACGTCAAGAAAGCTTATGATTGTAAACCAGGCATATCGGACAGAAAAAAAGCAGATTTgttagatttattaaataaaaacttaattccACAGTTCTATGCCCGGTTTTACAATTCTTTGTAG
- the LOC123667328 gene encoding uncharacterized protein LOC123667328 yields the protein MGFTTVRNIVHETCKAIFTVLRSTALPKPTSQQWQSIATDFDKFWNFPNCIGAIDDVGAYGRNSDGGILQSSKFGSKLRNGFLCIPPEKALPHSTQKLPHVFVADEAFPLTENIMRPYPSHLLNDEKKRIFNYRLSRARRIVENAFGMLQERFELFQKGIKVQPKYINNIILASTCLHNFIIDGHSMEALSSNTNNAIDRTNDTVFNNLEGMVVRDCFTEYFSNVGNVYWQNKIVNRC from the exons ATGGGATTCACTACCGTGCGTAATATAGTCCACGAAACCTGTAAAGCAATATTTACTGTATTAAGGTCGACTGCATTGCCGAAACCCACGAGCCAACAATGGCAGTCAATTGCAACCGACTTTGATAAATTTTGGAATTTTCCTAACTGCATTGGGGCAATAGATG ATGTCGGAGCATATGGTCGAAATAGCGATGGCGGTATACTCCAAAGCTCTAAATTTGGTTCGAAACTACGTAATGGGTTTTTATGCATACCACCGGAAAAGGCTTTACCACATTCAACTCAAAAATTACCCCACGTATTTGTCGCCGATGAAGCCTTTCCACTAACAGAAAATATTATGAGACCATACCCCTCACATCTtttaaatgatgaaaaaaaaaggatattCAATTATCGCTTAAGTAGAGCACGGCGTATTGTAGAAAATGCTTTTGGGATGTTACAAGAAAGAtttgaattatttcaaaaagGTATAAAAGTTCAACCAAAGTACATTAACAACATCATACTAGCAAGCACGTGTTTGCATAACTTTATCATTGATGGTCATTCTATGGAGGCGCTTAGCTCTAATACTAATAATGCAATCGATAGAACCAATGATACAGTGTTCAACAATCTCGAAGGGATGGTTGTAAGAGATTGTTTCacggaatatttttctaatgttGGTAACGTGTACTggcaaaataaaattgttaatagaTGTTAG